The sequence ACAAAGGTCGTAACCGCGGCATGGCAATTGCCGGTGGCAAGGTGAGCTTCGGTACTTACGGCCTCAAAGCCGTTGGTCGTGGACGTATGACTGCCCGTCAGATCGAAGCAGCTCGTCGTGCGCTGACCCGTCACGTTAAGCGTCAGGGGAAAATCTGGATTCGGGTATTCCCTGACAAGCCTATCACTGAAAAACCTCTTGAGGTTCGTCAGGGTAAAGGTAAAGGTAACGTTGAATACTGGGTTTGCCAAATCCAACCAGGCCGCGTGCTGTATGAAATGGAAGGTGTTCCTGAAGAACTGGCCCGCGAAGCTTTCGCACTGGCCGCTTCCAAGTTGCCTTTCAAGACAACCTTTGTAACTCGGACGGTGATGTAATGAAAGCGACTGAACTGAAAGAAAAAAGCGTGGAAGAACTGAACGCAGAGCTGCTGAATCTGCTGCGCGAACAGTTCAACCTGCGCATGCAACACAGCACAGGTCAGCTGGAAAAAAGTCATCAGCTGAAGACCGTGCGTCGCAGCATTGCGCGTGTTAAAACCATTCTGACTGAGAAGGCAGGTGCGTAATGACTGAACAAACTGTACGTACACTGCAGGGCCGTGTGATCAGCAACAAGATGGAA comes from Lacimicrobium alkaliphilum and encodes:
- the rplP gene encoding 50S ribosomal protein L16, encoding MLQPKRTKFRKQHKGRNRGMAIAGGKVSFGTYGLKAVGRGRMTARQIEAARRALTRHVKRQGKIWIRVFPDKPITEKPLEVRQGKGKGNVEYWVCQIQPGRVLYEMEGVPEELAREAFALAASKLPFKTTFVTRTVM
- the rpmC gene encoding 50S ribosomal protein L29, coding for MKATELKEKSVEELNAELLNLLREQFNLRMQHSTGQLEKSHQLKTVRRSIARVKTILTEKAGA